One Limnohabitans curvus genomic window carries:
- a CDS encoding TrbC family F-type conjugative pilus assembly protein, with the protein MKTKIALAFCFALATFAAGAQSLADSFKPPMWASYVFVSSAMPRAAVLQLAKEASLTKSTLVLRGFEEKTGTLDGAKAYVADINANCCGKSPPSWTIHPKLYETFGIKFTPAFVLAKEINPSSNDFALVSGDIGLPNALKFFAQRSTNSEVKTKASEIYTKSFSSN; encoded by the coding sequence ATGAAGACAAAGATCGCACTCGCATTTTGTTTCGCCCTCGCGACCTTCGCGGCAGGTGCCCAATCCCTTGCTGATTCATTTAAGCCACCGATGTGGGCGTCCTATGTTTTCGTCTCTTCTGCTATGCCTCGGGCGGCAGTTTTGCAGCTCGCAAAAGAAGCATCGCTCACAAAGTCAACGCTTGTTTTGCGTGGGTTTGAGGAGAAGACAGGCACCCTCGATGGGGCTAAAGCATACGTTGCAGACATCAATGCGAACTGCTGCGGGAAGAGCCCACCATCGTGGACGATCCACCCAAAACTCTATGAAACATTCGGGATCAAATTCACCCCGGCCTTTGTTTTGGCTAAGGAAATAAATCCTTCATCAAACGACTTCGCCCTCGTAAGCGGCGACATCGGATTGCCCAACGCGCTCAAGTTTTTTGCGCAGCGGTCCACAAATTCTGAGGTCAAAACAAAGGCTTCAGAAATTTATACAAAATCTTTCTCTTCGAACTGA
- a CDS encoding conjugal transfer protein, with the protein MKRLLATLLALLAASALAEDLGAKGPVYTPDKDGREQMKDIVRKKQNSGEVDKYWRDYQAKTIDAIKNPAPLGIKSSYAPRLEMRELRFTIPQDYKNESGQVVVRKGTVVEPLKIQPLTSGLIFIDGRDQRQIDYAIMRGRKEPLKIVLTAGSHYDLRVRYKDANWWGGKTIPFYFDQKKMIISSLQRLYGIDLNSVPVALTQRGDRLAVEYGVIQ; encoded by the coding sequence ATGAAAAGACTACTAGCCACATTGCTTGCTCTTCTGGCTGCATCAGCACTTGCAGAAGACCTTGGAGCCAAAGGCCCCGTATACACACCCGACAAAGACGGACGCGAACAAATGAAAGACATCGTTCGCAAAAAACAAAACTCTGGCGAGGTTGATAAATATTGGCGCGACTATCAAGCAAAAACAATCGACGCTATTAAAAATCCTGCGCCGCTTGGCATTAAGAGCAGTTATGCCCCGCGACTCGAAATGCGCGAATTGCGCTTCACCATCCCCCAGGACTACAAGAACGAGAGTGGACAAGTGGTCGTGAGAAAAGGCACGGTTGTTGAGCCTCTAAAAATCCAACCATTGACCTCTGGCTTGATTTTTATTGATGGCCGAGACCAGCGCCAAATTGACTACGCAATCATGCGCGGTCGCAAGGAGCCATTGAAGATCGTTCTCACAGCAGGCTCACACTATGACCTAAGGGTTCGTTACAAAGATGCGAACTGGTGGGGCGGCAAGACCATTCCCTTCTACTTCGATCAGAAAAAAATGATCATCTCTAGCTTGCAAAGGTTGTATGGCATTGATTTGAATTCCGTCCCTGTTGCCTTGACGCAGCGTGGAGATCGACTTGCTGTTGAATACGGAGTCATTCAATGA
- a CDS encoding TraV family lipoprotein: MKSTKFSILASVCALLVLQGCASQMNPVGEVKFDCNRRQDAKSPYCRSFRSVDASTSGEIPQSRFDKDFQMEELDRLIGISPDEEAKGESNANSKPKQARPVVLPHQVRQEPPLLGAPVREGPVVQRVWVKRFVDGNDVLTENTVVYKEIRGNRWAGFDGQGSSVIGDQRVYPHRPLEPQSTPAANTTPGDAQRPQGAPSNEFNQPGSNSEQSESAFDPAVSGSQTMPK, translated from the coding sequence ATGAAATCAACCAAGTTTTCTATCTTGGCCAGCGTTTGTGCCTTGCTTGTTTTGCAGGGTTGCGCCTCTCAAATGAATCCCGTGGGCGAGGTGAAGTTTGACTGCAATCGTCGTCAAGACGCCAAGAGCCCCTATTGCCGCTCATTTCGCTCGGTTGACGCTTCGACTTCAGGCGAGATCCCGCAAAGCCGCTTCGACAAAGATTTTCAGATGGAAGAGCTTGATCGTTTGATTGGCATCTCACCCGATGAAGAAGCAAAGGGCGAATCGAATGCGAATAGCAAACCCAAGCAAGCCCGTCCCGTGGTTCTGCCACACCAAGTGCGTCAAGAGCCTCCATTGCTTGGCGCACCAGTTCGCGAAGGGCCAGTGGTGCAACGCGTATGGGTCAAACGCTTCGTGGATGGCAACGATGTCTTGACTGAAAACACTGTTGTCTACAAGGAAATCCGTGGCAATCGTTGGGCTGGTTTTGATGGGCAAGGTAGCTCAGTCATTGGTGACCAACGCGTCTATCCACATCGCCCTTTGGAGCCGCAGTCCACTCCAGCGGCCAATACAACCCCCGGTGACGCTCAACGACCACAGGGCGCACCCTCAAACGAATTCAATCAGCCAGGAAGCAATTCCGAGCAGTCCGAATCAGCATTTGATCCCGCTGTGAGTGGATCGCAAACCATGCCTAAGTAA
- the traF gene encoding conjugal transfer protein TraF encodes MKNAITLLVSLSFAAGSYAQSDKTVRIDDAYGDAFTNYTPYIAPQKKAQPKPKQVTPPALTQEGKQEPKGEQKVDVEWLIKNYPMLEKRAIDNPSEENISAHLYAKRIIMDKAQRFEEMHMKVVNEDPLLNENNRVPYASAGAQSIRNADYLAQQKAVRELGEVGGLVAFVDGGCRFCAMQVPVLAMLKTNYGMETLVVSIDGRRPKGYAGPIVVDNGLYKKLDLKLTPSIVYVPKPKGYEGDADPNKYLVVSQGFYAADELTKLIAFAGHNMKLLSAETTRDLDVWTRGVASTQDLQSLTLDPEKPETFKKKLQPILLKQYQ; translated from the coding sequence ATGAAGAATGCAATCACTCTCCTCGTTTCGCTGTCCTTTGCTGCGGGTTCATACGCGCAAAGTGACAAGACTGTCCGCATAGACGATGCGTATGGTGATGCATTTACTAACTACACCCCTTACATAGCCCCTCAGAAAAAGGCCCAACCAAAGCCAAAACAAGTCACACCACCCGCACTCACCCAAGAGGGCAAGCAAGAGCCAAAAGGAGAGCAAAAAGTTGATGTCGAATGGTTGATCAAAAACTACCCGATGTTGGAAAAGCGAGCCATCGATAACCCATCAGAAGAAAATATTTCAGCGCACCTGTATGCCAAGCGAATCATCATGGACAAGGCGCAGCGCTTCGAAGAAATGCACATGAAGGTGGTTAACGAAGACCCCTTGCTCAACGAAAACAATCGAGTTCCCTACGCATCAGCAGGCGCTCAATCCATCCGGAACGCTGACTACCTCGCGCAACAGAAGGCTGTGCGCGAGCTGGGCGAAGTGGGCGGACTCGTTGCCTTTGTAGATGGGGGCTGCAGATTTTGTGCAATGCAAGTGCCCGTCCTAGCCATGCTCAAGACTAACTACGGCATGGAGACATTGGTTGTCTCAATTGACGGAAGAAGACCCAAGGGCTACGCAGGCCCGATTGTTGTTGATAACGGGCTATACAAAAAACTTGATTTGAAGTTAACCCCCTCCATCGTTTATGTGCCAAAACCAAAGGGCTACGAAGGGGATGCAGACCCGAACAAGTACTTGGTTGTTTCGCAAGGTTTTTATGCAGCAGACGAATTGACGAAGTTAATTGCGTTTGCTGGCCACAACATGAAGTTGCTATCTGCCGAAACGACTCGCGATCTCGATGTTTGGACCCGTGGCGTTGCATCCACTCAGGACCTTCAGAGTTTGACGCTAGATCCAGAAAAGCCAGAAACGTTCAAGAAGAAGTTGCAACCTATTTTGCTCAAGCAGTACCAGTGA
- a CDS encoding TraU family protein has product MKFIQALVGLALSFASWSALPQSACNGKFPNLITDICYDCMFPIGLAGGLLNLGVSADDYETGASHFPVCICASSLSAGTPMSFWEPRYMVDTTNKPGCMPLLGGIDISPPYNASEYGGEKSINKQIGGRAKSAFMHVNEYINPVMTALGVIANSPCFDSRSFDVPFISWADPTWNDDSLSLMLTPYAYPFAGIASIAAEMPDAIAATASFPIASLFWTAGAWGPMYPLTGNVGIANTPEQVSHLVLARLFAKLHAAGAQQSPAGQEALQSCGAMGLPQIIMDKRQYKTNRVFPFPDNMCTPIGRPLALQEVGAARPNDKDYGYFVFQRKDCCQPFPVN; this is encoded by the coding sequence ATGAAATTTATTCAAGCTTTGGTGGGCCTTGCATTATCTTTCGCCTCATGGTCGGCGCTTCCACAGTCGGCATGCAATGGCAAGTTCCCAAACCTCATCACAGACATCTGTTACGACTGCATGTTTCCCATTGGTTTGGCTGGTGGTTTGTTGAATCTGGGCGTGAGCGCAGATGACTACGAAACCGGAGCGAGCCACTTTCCCGTGTGTATTTGCGCGAGTAGTTTGTCAGCAGGTACCCCCATGTCATTTTGGGAGCCGCGATACATGGTTGATACAACCAACAAACCTGGCTGCATGCCCCTTCTGGGTGGCATTGACATTAGCCCCCCCTACAACGCAAGTGAATATGGCGGAGAGAAGTCCATAAATAAGCAAATTGGCGGCAGAGCTAAGTCGGCCTTTATGCACGTTAATGAATACATCAACCCCGTCATGACAGCCCTGGGCGTCATTGCAAATTCGCCGTGCTTTGATTCGCGGTCCTTTGATGTTCCATTCATTAGTTGGGCGGACCCAACTTGGAATGACGACAGCCTTTCGTTGATGTTGACGCCCTACGCATATCCATTTGCTGGTATTGCGAGCATTGCAGCCGAGATGCCGGATGCTATTGCTGCGACAGCGTCTTTTCCAATTGCCTCGCTCTTCTGGACCGCAGGCGCATGGGGCCCTATGTACCCACTAACGGGAAACGTGGGAATTGCAAACACACCAGAACAAGTTTCGCACTTAGTTCTCGCACGTCTGTTCGCAAAGCTCCACGCAGCAGGAGCGCAACAAAGCCCAGCCGGGCAAGAGGCCCTGCAGTCCTGCGGCGCGATGGGATTGCCTCAAATCATCATGGACAAGCGGCAATACAAAACGAACCGCGTGTTTCCATTCCCAGACAACATGTGTACCCCAATCGGTCGACCACTTGCTCTGCAAGAAGTAGGCGCGGCTAGGCCCAACGATAAGGACTACGGGTATTTTGTTTTCCAGCGCAAAGATTGTTGCCAACCTTTTCCGGTGAACTGA
- a CDS encoding TraE/TraK family type IV conjugative transfer system protein: MEMNQRNEAVSELRTRNKHLTYAVLASALVCVGVTFKLVSQSEIIMVQTPGMPANSIIERTSFDKNAQLATLNAITNNLGNLNPANAEYQKKFLELYFSPEAYTRLSHEIDLRVEKAKAERELGSSYFVFKRYVYDEQINKHFIVGEQHTVNAAKDSAEPYVYEYAIHIENYRLWVDDIKVYPGEKIHNSEWIKANSK; the protein is encoded by the coding sequence ATGGAAATGAATCAGCGTAACGAGGCGGTGTCAGAGCTTCGCACGAGAAACAAGCACCTAACTTACGCGGTCTTGGCTTCCGCTCTTGTTTGCGTTGGCGTGACCTTCAAGCTGGTGAGCCAGAGCGAAATCATCATGGTGCAGACGCCAGGAATGCCTGCGAATTCAATCATCGAAAGAACTTCCTTCGACAAGAACGCACAACTGGCGACCTTGAATGCAATCACCAATAACTTGGGAAACCTCAATCCCGCGAACGCGGAATACCAGAAGAAATTCCTTGAGTTGTATTTTTCGCCTGAGGCCTATACGCGCCTGAGCCACGAAATCGACTTGAGGGTTGAGAAGGCAAAAGCCGAGCGCGAGTTGGGTAGCTCGTATTTCGTTTTTAAGCGCTACGTCTATGACGAGCAAATTAACAAGCACTTCATCGTGGGCGAGCAACACACGGTGAATGCCGCAAAGGACTCTGCAGAGCCCTATGTCTATGAGTACGCCATCCACATCGAAAACTATCGACTGTGGGTTGACGACATCAAGGTGTACCCCGGCGAAAAGATTCACAACTCCGAATGGATTAAGGCGAATTCAAAATGA
- a CDS encoding TrbI/VirB10 family protein, with protein sequence MFEEQVEKWKELDPKMKGIFVAILVLGSVFIFVQSQKNKAAENAAEQKRIEKAAADELKKKPGESYSFTALPSTNRNQGLEDLTAEIQQLKQEIQAAKNSQQFPSAGVTAATPPAVDLSRPLPGGVQNPNVDAALDLAQLDPKKAPRGAAVATLDEPKPLPAAPQLKTWPAEKITEKEKTPEPKIVIPINSALEGVMLTGINARPGGATSGTVGSSTSAINVGAPFVTKIKGDATLPNGWKLSDLGDCLMGGSGIAVLSAERAYAISDTISCVAPNGDVFEAPIKAYGVDADGIQGLAGKVVSKQGAILAQAFITGIASGLGTALAPTAVPGFNNTASGGSTAYQTPDPSMVARTAVGTGVSNAASQLSRFYLEFARETFPVIEVLAGTRITWILKESVEFKRTKKGIQK encoded by the coding sequence ATGTTTGAAGAACAAGTCGAAAAGTGGAAGGAACTTGACCCAAAGATGAAGGGCATATTTGTTGCCATCCTCGTTTTGGGTTCCGTGTTCATCTTCGTTCAATCACAGAAGAACAAAGCAGCAGAAAACGCCGCAGAACAAAAGCGTATCGAAAAGGCCGCAGCTGACGAATTGAAAAAGAAGCCCGGCGAGTCGTATAGCTTTACAGCGCTGCCATCTACGAATCGAAATCAAGGCTTAGAAGACCTGACTGCGGAAATTCAGCAACTTAAGCAAGAAATTCAGGCCGCAAAGAACTCACAACAGTTTCCCTCAGCAGGCGTAACCGCAGCAACCCCGCCTGCTGTGGATTTATCACGACCCTTGCCTGGTGGTGTACAAAACCCGAACGTTGACGCAGCTTTAGATTTGGCGCAACTGGACCCGAAAAAGGCACCTCGCGGAGCGGCAGTTGCCACGCTGGATGAGCCAAAGCCTCTGCCCGCAGCGCCACAACTCAAGACATGGCCAGCCGAAAAAATCACAGAGAAGGAAAAAACACCAGAGCCAAAGATTGTGATCCCGATCAACTCGGCGCTTGAGGGCGTCATGCTCACGGGCATTAACGCTCGTCCAGGTGGTGCTACATCAGGCACAGTTGGTTCGTCTACATCGGCAATTAATGTGGGCGCACCTTTCGTTACGAAGATCAAGGGCGATGCAACACTGCCTAACGGCTGGAAGCTCAGCGACCTTGGTGACTGCCTGATGGGCGGCTCAGGCATTGCGGTTTTGAGCGCAGAGCGCGCTTACGCGATCAGCGACACCATTTCATGCGTAGCCCCCAACGGAGACGTATTTGAGGCTCCTATCAAGGCCTATGGCGTCGACGCAGACGGCATTCAAGGTTTGGCGGGGAAGGTTGTGAGCAAGCAGGGCGCGATTTTGGCGCAAGCCTTCATCACTGGCATCGCTTCAGGCCTTGGCACCGCACTCGCGCCGACTGCAGTACCCGGCTTCAACAACACCGCATCGGGTGGCTCTACTGCATACCAAACGCCAGACCCATCAATGGTTGCTCGCACAGCAGTTGGTACAGGGGTGTCTAACGCCGCTTCGCAGCTCTCTCGCTTCTACCTTGAGTTCGCTCGTGAGACTTTTCCTGTGATTGAAGTGTTGGCAGGTACGCGCATCACTTGGATCTTGAAAGAGTCCGTCGAATTCAAACGCACGAAAAAAGGAATCCAAAAATGA
- a CDS encoding TraK domain-containing protein, producing the protein MKLHKYPRTLVALASLLLASLVWADAPAPESTPASDKQHVEIVKKVAPKKEWNSTEVNSAIAVKNIPTKEINLPGVMKIEGASTSALDFTRARTIQMNNGGSVSVYLSSTEPNRIQLPFVNPHVIGTTDVMIDKRAKSNNIYVAFKQGVTKAVPIFIETDDGSGPVLGLQLIPKGIASQTIIVEDVAPRAASDSAKGNKGSEYVASTQSLMETVALNATPNGYSIVEIKVPPIAMNGLLVEVEKKLSNREADIFVYRVLNPGPAATSIRESEFDGDLVQAISVHPKPNLKAGESTRVIVLARKEQKTKGQ; encoded by the coding sequence ATGAAACTGCACAAATACCCACGTACTTTAGTTGCGCTGGCCAGTTTGCTGCTGGCAAGCCTTGTATGGGCTGATGCACCAGCCCCAGAAAGCACGCCAGCATCCGACAAGCAGCATGTCGAGATCGTCAAAAAAGTCGCGCCCAAGAAAGAGTGGAATTCGACCGAAGTCAACTCGGCAATAGCGGTAAAAAATATCCCAACCAAAGAGATCAATCTCCCAGGCGTCATGAAGATCGAGGGGGCGTCTACAAGCGCACTTGATTTCACCCGAGCAAGAACCATTCAGATGAACAACGGCGGCAGCGTGTCCGTCTACTTGTCTTCTACTGAACCAAACCGCATCCAGCTCCCATTTGTTAATCCGCATGTCATCGGCACCACCGATGTAATGATCGACAAACGAGCCAAGAGCAACAACATTTATGTTGCTTTCAAACAAGGCGTAACCAAAGCCGTCCCGATCTTCATCGAAACAGACGATGGCAGCGGGCCAGTTCTTGGTCTGCAATTAATCCCCAAAGGCATTGCCAGCCAAACAATCATTGTTGAAGACGTTGCACCTCGCGCCGCATCTGACTCGGCAAAAGGAAACAAGGGCAGCGAGTACGTTGCTTCCACTCAAAGCCTGATGGAAACGGTTGCGTTGAACGCAACGCCCAATGGCTACTCAATTGTCGAAATCAAGGTTCCACCAATTGCCATGAATGGTTTGTTGGTCGAGGTTGAGAAGAAGCTGAGCAACAGGGAAGCAGACATCTTTGTCTACCGAGTTCTGAACCCAGGACCAGCGGCAACAAGTATTCGTGAAAGCGAATTTGATGGCGATTTAGTTCAGGCGATTTCAGTTCACCCCAAACCAAATCTCAAGGCGGGCGAGTCGACAAGAGTCATCGTTCTCGCTCGTAAAGAGCAAAAAACAAAGGGGCAATGA
- a CDS encoding TraC family protein, whose translation MTLRTPNFKTQFASDLIHLDTYTANDHLIVSKAKQDKTYVGRAYLMSPLVGGGGEFGTVVQNIFKSCPDDSLIQVSLISEPDYEAARLYAKGKTHGGEMVSELVNKQKSVFEFATKVAWQADVPLLNKRSLIVSLAVPVKNLNAETLSESASLQADFLNNMRGCGFADAEILKAGELLGYYRKFASIYTPQSNVELDELLELRHQVFGPDQSIDFRDSKVGIFDGQTYCAEVTAKKYPEEGYHGLTSLLSGAPFNSGSSRDGGGQRILTPFIFTTTVRVANQRKEMDRVENAIKSRQNTQTLPFKLGNEAPAQAMVDLDYMKNMCSTDGDKFVYVSTTAFVFGKTREQTIDVATTLKGTFDKLGFDGRLVRNDGIVRWAQALPLNFAPSIAEKLKSECIMPSSAAGCLLPVYGDHAGNARVHTNNTGSMFITRRGAAHYFDPFVSDSNFNGVIAAAPGSGKSFVLQYLIKNNLAEGANIFLFDNGRSAKKLCASVGGEFNEFSLSTTDMPSLNPFTGLNDQEFDEQQEVITSLLLLMAFEGEVPHSGARIAMTEAVRAAYGKKQGDAEISTVVDSLEIIRASAGDKVDLNEVERAAGNLGPRLKAFLESPTRGQFFRGKGTINPTKQFTVFELGGLSGDGHLRKCVMFFVLNMLMSRIKTVKGRKLVMVDEGLDLLNDEAAALAMEGIYLKGRKDGVGVWTIVQSLLKLSETSTGRIILNQSAWKLILAQKSEEVKKLFEHNILTGFAHDPFFRRMVESIETRKGVFSEILFVGDRYYEAARLYVDRFTSTLFSSEGDARDAVFELMQQGISAVDAVYQVMGDKKRSRLQFLKTAIDQLFFEDSQLTKAELLNCVNEVTQ comes from the coding sequence GTGACTCTCCGAACCCCAAATTTCAAGACTCAATTCGCCTCAGACTTGATCCACCTGGACACGTACACGGCGAATGATCATCTGATTGTCTCTAAGGCAAAACAAGACAAGACCTATGTTGGTCGCGCCTATTTGATGAGTCCACTGGTAGGCGGGGGCGGTGAGTTCGGCACGGTTGTTCAGAACATTTTCAAATCGTGCCCAGACGACTCATTGATTCAAGTGAGCCTGATATCTGAACCAGATTACGAAGCTGCTCGCCTTTACGCCAAAGGCAAGACGCACGGCGGTGAAATGGTTTCAGAGCTTGTGAACAAGCAAAAAAGTGTATTTGAGTTCGCCACTAAAGTGGCCTGGCAAGCGGACGTTCCTCTGTTGAACAAGAGATCTTTGATCGTGTCTCTTGCTGTGCCAGTTAAGAACTTGAACGCCGAAACTCTCTCAGAGTCAGCCTCATTGCAAGCAGACTTTCTGAATAACATGCGTGGTTGCGGTTTCGCAGACGCAGAAATTCTTAAAGCTGGCGAGCTGTTGGGTTACTACAGAAAATTTGCCTCGATTTATACGCCTCAGAGCAACGTCGAGTTAGACGAGCTGCTTGAGTTGCGCCACCAAGTCTTTGGCCCAGACCAAAGCATCGATTTTCGCGACAGCAAGGTCGGGATATTCGACGGGCAGACATACTGCGCCGAAGTGACCGCCAAGAAGTACCCAGAAGAAGGCTATCACGGCCTCACGAGCTTGCTATCTGGCGCCCCATTCAACAGCGGCTCCTCAAGGGATGGTGGTGGACAGCGAATTCTTACGCCTTTCATCTTCACGACAACCGTTCGTGTGGCGAATCAACGCAAAGAGATGGATCGCGTTGAGAACGCCATTAAGTCGCGTCAAAACACACAGACTCTCCCATTCAAGCTGGGCAATGAAGCCCCAGCGCAGGCAATGGTCGACCTGGACTACATGAAGAATATGTGCAGCACGGACGGAGATAAGTTCGTCTATGTGTCAACAACCGCTTTTGTATTTGGAAAAACTCGCGAACAAACAATTGACGTTGCCACGACCCTCAAGGGCACATTCGACAAGTTGGGGTTTGATGGCCGCTTGGTGAGAAACGATGGAATCGTTCGCTGGGCTCAGGCGCTGCCTTTGAATTTCGCCCCAAGCATCGCTGAAAAATTGAAAAGCGAATGCATCATGCCTTCGTCTGCCGCAGGCTGCTTGCTGCCCGTTTATGGCGATCACGCTGGTAACGCACGTGTCCACACAAACAACACAGGCTCAATGTTCATCACTCGCCGAGGCGCAGCGCATTACTTTGATCCCTTTGTTTCGGATAGCAACTTCAACGGCGTTATTGCTGCCGCCCCTGGCTCGGGTAAATCGTTTGTTTTGCAATACCTGATCAAGAACAACCTCGCCGAAGGTGCGAACATCTTTTTATTCGACAACGGTCGCAGCGCGAAAAAACTATGCGCGTCTGTTGGGGGTGAGTTCAACGAATTCTCCCTTAGCACTACGGACATGCCTTCCCTGAATCCGTTCACGGGCCTGAATGATCAGGAATTTGATGAACAACAAGAAGTCATTACATCCTTGCTGCTACTGATGGCCTTTGAAGGCGAGGTTCCACATTCTGGTGCGCGTATTGCAATGACTGAGGCCGTTCGCGCCGCCTACGGAAAAAAACAAGGCGATGCGGAAATCAGCACGGTTGTTGACAGTTTGGAAATCATTCGCGCCTCAGCAGGCGACAAAGTCGACTTGAACGAAGTTGAGCGAGCAGCAGGGAACTTGGGGCCTCGTCTCAAAGCATTTCTGGAAAGCCCAACCCGTGGCCAATTCTTCCGTGGCAAAGGCACGATCAACCCAACCAAACAATTCACTGTGTTTGAGTTGGGCGGGTTGTCTGGTGATGGCCACCTTCGTAAATGTGTCATGTTCTTTGTACTGAACATGCTCATGTCGCGTATCAAGACTGTGAAGGGCCGCAAGTTGGTGATGGTGGACGAAGGCCTCGACCTCCTGAACGACGAAGCTGCAGCACTTGCAATGGAAGGCATCTACCTCAAGGGACGAAAAGATGGTGTTGGTGTTTGGACTATTGTGCAATCCCTGCTCAAACTGTCCGAGACCTCAACAGGTCGAATCATTCTCAACCAGTCTGCGTGGAAGCTGATCTTGGCTCAGAAGTCAGAAGAGGTGAAAAAACTTTTCGAGCACAACATCCTGACTGGATTTGCTCACGATCCGTTCTTTCGGCGCATGGTCGAAAGCATCGAAACCCGCAAAGGTGTTTTTTCGGAAATTCTGTTTGTTGGTGATCGCTATTACGAAGCTGCCCGACTTTATGTCGACAGATTCACCTCGACGTTGTTCAGCTCCGAAGGTGATGCTCGCGATGCTGTGTTTGAGCTGATGCAGCAGGGTATTAGCGCGGTCGATGCGGTCTACCAAGTGATGGGCGATAAGAAGCGTTCACGTTTGCAGTTTTTGAAAACCGCGATTGACCAACTGTTCTTTGAAGACTCTCAGCTGACCAAGGCTGAGTTGCTCAACTGCGTAAATGAGGTAACCCAATGA
- the lepB gene encoding signal peptidase I — translation MSAVDEKKQRRVVWGALLVALLAVNYYWFKSPITIGFDPNDEKCLPDMHLSLLVKQHPTNVERGDLLFWEPSGALAYIKQAYVLKRVSGVPGDRLQVTDEEVLVNGEVVAMGLPLVDVTKVSTKAFERDEVIPAGKFFMTGTHPLSNDSRYWGYLDVGSVVGKGYKIF, via the coding sequence ATGAGTGCGGTCGACGAAAAAAAACAAAGGAGGGTCGTCTGGGGCGCTCTTTTGGTTGCGCTTCTTGCGGTGAACTATTACTGGTTTAAATCACCCATCACGATTGGCTTCGATCCCAATGACGAGAAGTGTCTACCAGACATGCACCTCTCGCTCCTGGTTAAACAACACCCCACCAATGTCGAGCGGGGTGATTTGCTTTTCTGGGAGCCCTCAGGAGCGCTGGCCTACATCAAACAAGCTTATGTCTTAAAGAGGGTTAGTGGGGTGCCAGGCGACCGTTTGCAAGTAACTGACGAAGAAGTTCTCGTCAATGGTGAGGTGGTAGCAATGGGCCTGCCACTGGTAGACGTCACCAAAGTTTCTACGAAGGCATTCGAACGCGATGAAGTGATTCCTGCAGGCAAATTTTTTATGACAGGAACCCACCCCTTGTCCAACGATTCCAGATATTGGGGCTACTTGGATGTCGGCTCAGTGGTCGGCAAAGGCTACAAGATTTTCTAA
- a CDS encoding lytic transglycosylase domain-containing protein has translation MRAKRSLGFILAFATTWANAFCFAEAAKRYGVDERLLMAIAKQESDFKPHATHTNDNGSVDVGLMQINSQHFKTLRRFNITEQSILDPCVNVHVGAWILSMAIKEHGPTWRAVGAYNAGGKPEREADRINYAAKVFKHLERLTKKPLSLAAEPKTVYSMQVIE, from the coding sequence ATGAGAGCCAAACGATCGCTCGGTTTCATTTTGGCTTTTGCAACAACATGGGCCAATGCCTTCTGTTTTGCAGAGGCCGCAAAACGCTACGGCGTCGACGAGCGGTTGCTTATGGCCATCGCAAAACAAGAGAGCGATTTCAAACCACACGCGACACACACTAATGATAACGGCAGTGTCGATGTTGGGCTGATGCAAATCAACTCACAGCACTTCAAGACGCTTCGTCGATTCAATATCACGGAGCAGTCAATACTTGACCCTTGCGTGAACGTGCATGTAGGGGCCTGGATTCTTTCGATGGCCATCAAAGAGCACGGGCCGACTTGGCGCGCTGTCGGCGCCTACAACGCTGGCGGCAAGCCAGAGCGGGAAGCGGACAGGATCAATTACGCCGCCAAAGTTTTCAAACACCTTGAGCGCCTGACGAAGAAGCCGCTAAGCCTCGCAGCCGAACCCAAAACTGTTTATTCAATGCAGGTGATCGAATGA